The following proteins are co-located in the Desulfurella sp. genome:
- a CDS encoding hemerythrin domain-containing protein produces MGLLDNLDFKGSMATQIIRDQHIKTVKITEEFLNGNVIKEDFIDHIKFLFETHFKIEEEILYPPFKPILEKYLPYAEPLKMVLAEHKAVKNLLNKYETLKDYHNYLEDIAELLLQHVYKEENGILKQIDLLMPENMKIEINEKIKNFMEK; encoded by the coding sequence ATGGGCCTATTGGATAATCTAGATTTTAAAGGATCAATGGCAACGCAAATAATTAGAGATCAACATATTAAAACTGTAAAAATTACTGAAGAATTTCTCAATGGTAATGTAATAAAAGAAGATTTTATTGACCACATTAAATTTTTATTTGAAACACATTTTAAAATTGAAGAAGAGATATTATATCCTCCATTTAAACCTATTTTAGAAAAATATCTACCCTATGCAGAACCTCTAAAAATGGTATTAGCCGAACATAAAGCTGTAAAAAATTTATTAAATAAATATGAAACTTTAAAAGATTACCACAATTATTTAGAGGACATTGCAGAACTATTACTTCAGCACGTATATAAAGAAGAGAACGGAATATTAAAGCAGATAGATCTTTTAATGCCTGAAAATATGAAAATAGAAATTAATGAAAAAATAAAAAATTTTATGGAAAAATAA
- the nadB gene encoding L-aspartate oxidase, producing MRDCIVIGSGVAGLRAAIELKKLGVDVAIFTKDKASESNTNYAQGGIAVCLSKNDNFDLHIKDTLIAGAGLCNRKSVEILVKEGPDKVKELIDWGCQFDKNNNGELNFTKEAAHSVNRILHANGDATGTEIERTLLNKVQKESIEINEHYRLIDLLVENKRVIGAKFHNLKENTLNYIYAKSVVLATGGYAAIYNHTTNPSLTTGDGIASAFLAGCTVEDMEFVQFHPTALNYKKAPSFLLSESMRGEGAILINDKGERFMEKYSKQLELAPRDIVARSIFSEMQNNLKDHVYLDISHLDSEFVKKRFPTIYHECLKYGLDITKEPIPVSPAAHYTMGGVKTDVDCKTNISGLFACGECACNGVHGANRLASNSMLEGLVYGTRAALSAKAYLKDNKDSKPKSDESIKLQESAKNFQTKIQNLKDRIFKELGIVRRLSSVTDLFECSLSSFQTIKDSSSVDIDYRNLLVIAILISRSCLERKNSVGAHYCIDTPWPPTDKSHVSLNIKDLEKWI from the coding sequence GTGAGAGATTGCATTGTTATAGGTAGTGGCGTAGCAGGACTTAGAGCTGCAATTGAGCTGAAAAAACTTGGCGTTGATGTGGCAATATTTACAAAAGATAAAGCCAGTGAATCAAATACAAACTATGCTCAAGGTGGCATAGCAGTTTGCTTATCAAAAAACGATAATTTTGATTTACACATTAAAGACACACTTATTGCTGGAGCTGGTTTATGCAATAGAAAAAGCGTTGAAATTCTGGTTAAAGAAGGACCAGATAAAGTAAAAGAGCTAATAGATTGGGGTTGTCAATTTGATAAAAACAATAACGGCGAGTTGAATTTTACAAAAGAAGCTGCCCATAGTGTAAACAGGATACTGCACGCAAATGGTGATGCAACAGGTACAGAAATAGAAAGAACGCTTCTTAATAAAGTCCAAAAAGAAAGCATTGAAATTAATGAGCATTATCGTTTGATAGATTTACTTGTTGAAAACAAAAGAGTTATTGGTGCAAAATTTCACAATCTAAAAGAAAACACACTTAACTACATATATGCAAAATCTGTAGTTTTAGCAACAGGTGGTTACGCTGCAATTTACAATCATACCACAAATCCTTCATTAACGACAGGTGATGGTATAGCAAGCGCATTTTTAGCCGGGTGCACTGTGGAAGATATGGAGTTTGTCCAGTTTCATCCAACAGCGCTAAACTACAAAAAAGCTCCATCTTTTTTATTATCCGAATCGATGCGTGGCGAAGGTGCAATATTAATAAATGATAAAGGTGAGCGTTTCATGGAAAAATACAGCAAACAGCTAGAGTTAGCCCCAAGAGATATTGTAGCAAGAAGCATATTTTCTGAGATGCAAAATAACCTAAAAGATCATGTATATCTGGATATATCACACCTTGATAGCGAGTTTGTAAAAAAACGATTTCCTACAATTTATCATGAATGCCTAAAATATGGTCTTGATATAACAAAAGAACCTATTCCTGTATCGCCAGCTGCTCATTATACTATGGGTGGGGTGAAAACAGATGTCGATTGTAAAACAAATATAAGTGGCCTATTTGCATGTGGTGAGTGTGCCTGCAATGGTGTACATGGAGCAAATCGCCTGGCAAGCAACTCCATGCTTGAAGGTTTAGTTTATGGCACCAGGGCAGCTTTGTCAGCCAAAGCTTATTTGAAAGACAATAAGGACTCTAAGCCAAAAAGCGATGAATCCATAAAGTTACAAGAATCGGCAAAAAATTTTCAAACAAAAATACAAAATTTAAAAGATAGAATTTTTAAAGAACTTGGAATTGTAAGAAGACTCTCAAGCGTAACAGATTTATTTGAATGCAGTCTATCAAGTTTTCAAACGATCAAAGATAGCAGCAGTGTAGATATAGATTATAGAAATCTTCTTGTTATTGCCATACTTATATCACGCAGTTGTCTTGAGAGAAAAAACTCAGTTGGAGCTCACTACTGCATTGATACACCATGGCCTCCAACAGATAAATCTCATGTAAGTTTAAATATAAAAGATTTAGAAAAATGGATTTAG
- the rnc gene encoding ribonuclease III, with protein MDLEEIIGYKFKNKALLDKALTHRSYAKNPFYSNELLEFLGDAVLELIVSEYLINNFQNLREGELSKIRAATVNSDVLSEIAKNLKLYEYCKLGKSERQKQVALNKKILEDLFEALIGAIYLDSGLENTKNFVLALLKPKIEKFSEYKLFDPKTVLQELTQKKFAMLPEYVLIKEEGEQHNKTFYSQVIINNKSYGIGIGKSKKEAEKNAALETMEMLENV; from the coding sequence ATGGATTTAGAGGAAATTATCGGGTATAAATTTAAAAATAAAGCATTGCTGGATAAAGCTCTAACACATAGATCCTATGCAAAAAACCCATTTTACTCAAATGAACTGTTGGAATTTCTAGGTGATGCTGTGCTTGAACTAATAGTTAGCGAATATTTAATCAATAACTTTCAAAACTTAAGAGAAGGTGAATTATCAAAAATAAGAGCTGCCACAGTAAATTCAGATGTTTTGTCAGAGATTGCAAAAAATTTGAAGTTGTATGAATACTGCAAATTAGGCAAAAGTGAAAGACAAAAACAAGTAGCACTAAATAAAAAAATATTGGAAGATTTATTTGAAGCCTTAATTGGTGCTATTTATTTAGATTCTGGTCTAGAAAATACTAAAAATTTCGTTTTGGCACTCCTTAAGCCAAAAATTGAAAAATTTAGCGAGTATAAACTCTTTGACCCTAAAACCGTTTTACAAGAATTAACACAAAAAAAATTTGCAATGTTACCAGAATACGTTTTAATAAAAGAAGAAGGCGAGCAACACAATAAAACTTTTTATAGTCAGGTTATAATTAATAATAAAAGCTATGGAATAGGTATAGGTAAAAGCAAAAAAGAAGCAGAAAAAAACGCAGCGCTAGAAACAATGGAGATGTTGGAAAATGTTTAA
- the era gene encoding GTPase Era gives MFKSGYVALIGKPNVGKSTFLNLMIGEKLSIVTNKPQTTRTPIKGILTTDSYQIIFVDTPGIHESQKKLNQIMLSSIKSTIEDVDICLIIADSPGNDYLKNFEDLLSKKNTILLINKADKLTKEQIDSIKAEFLIINPKKIIVTSLLRDNPKDEILNAILEELKEGPQYYAEDEISTHNVRFIVSELIRETLIENLSEELPYYVAVVIDEFKERSENLTYIKAIIYTEKDSQKAIVIGQNGSMLKKIGSSARKKIEDFLGTKVYLDLWVKVKKGWTKNEKLIKEFLSE, from the coding sequence ATGTTTAAATCAGGTTATGTTGCCTTAATTGGCAAACCAAATGTTGGCAAATCAACTTTTTTAAATCTAATGATTGGTGAAAAATTATCAATTGTAACAAACAAACCTCAAACAACAAGAACACCTATAAAAGGTATTTTGACTACGGATAGCTATCAGATAATTTTTGTTGATACACCAGGCATACATGAAAGCCAAAAAAAACTCAATCAAATAATGCTTTCTAGTATTAAATCCACTATTGAAGATGTAGACATCTGTCTTATTATTGCTGATAGTCCAGGCAACGATTATCTAAAAAACTTTGAGGATTTGCTTTCAAAAAAAAATACCATACTGTTAATAAACAAAGCTGATAAACTAACAAAAGAGCAGATAGATTCAATAAAAGCCGAATTTCTTATCATTAATCCAAAAAAAATAATTGTAACAAGTTTACTAAGAGATAACCCAAAAGATGAAATATTAAATGCCATATTAGAAGAACTAAAAGAAGGCCCACAATATTATGCTGAAGATGAAATTTCTACACACAATGTTAGATTTATTGTATCTGAGCTGATTAGGGAAACTCTAATAGAAAACTTATCAGAAGAATTACCCTATTATGTAGCAGTAGTAATAGATGAATTTAAAGAACGCAGCGAAAACCTTACATATATAAAAGCAATAATATATACAGAAAAAGACTCGCAAAAAGCTATAGTTATAGGTCAAAATGGTTCAATGCTGAAAAAAATTGGCTCAAGTGCAAGAAAAAAGATAGAAGATTTTCTTGGTACAAAAGTATATTTGGATTTATGGGTAAAGGTCAAAAAAGGTTGGACTAAAAATGAAAAACTCATAAAAGAATTTTTAAGCGAATAA
- the glmM gene encoding phosphoglucosamine mutase — protein sequence MKIFGTDGIRGKANIFPLVGDLAYRLGKALVYALDSQKNKKKKIIIGKDTRISGYMLESAITSGIVSMGADAYLVGPMPTPAIAFLVKSMRADAGVVISASHNPFDDNGIKIFSHEGIKISVELEELIESYTLSNALDNIKFLGANIGKVFRIRDTLGRYIVFAKNVFPYNLELDGLRLVIDCANGATYKVAPMIFEELGAEVIVTNNEPNGININEKCGSTYPNNIIEKTTLFRADVGIAFDGDGDRVVMVDETGKLIDGDAILSILAIDLKNKGKLKNNTVVGTIMSNFGLEHTLKQNGINLERVDVGDKYIIQRMLEKDYNLGGEPSGHVVLSDFNTTGDGIITALAVLSIIVEKKVKLSSLLANFTKVPEKTKNVHVSKRVNLEEIDDIQKAIEHVKNSLNGEGRLIVRYSGTEPVVRVTIESKDINIINEGIELISKTIEKHLS from the coding sequence GTGAAAATTTTTGGAACAGATGGCATAAGAGGTAAAGCAAATATCTTCCCGCTTGTTGGAGATTTAGCCTACAGACTAGGAAAAGCTTTGGTATACGCTCTTGATTCTCAAAAAAATAAAAAAAAGAAAATTATAATAGGAAAAGATACAAGAATTTCTGGCTACATGCTTGAGTCTGCCATTACTTCTGGTATTGTTTCGATGGGAGCAGATGCATATTTGGTGGGACCTATGCCTACACCTGCTATTGCTTTTTTAGTTAAAAGCATGAGAGCTGATGCAGGTGTAGTTATTTCTGCTTCTCATAATCCCTTCGATGATAACGGTATCAAAATTTTTTCGCATGAAGGTATAAAAATATCTGTTGAATTGGAAGAACTAATTGAATCATATACATTATCTAATGCTTTAGATAATATTAAATTTTTGGGTGCAAATATTGGAAAAGTATTCAGGATAAGGGATACGCTTGGCAGATACATTGTTTTTGCAAAAAATGTATTTCCATATAATCTTGAGCTGGATGGGTTAAGACTTGTTATTGATTGTGCAAATGGGGCAACATACAAAGTAGCACCCATGATATTTGAAGAACTTGGTGCAGAAGTCATTGTAACAAATAACGAACCAAATGGTATCAATATTAATGAAAAATGTGGTTCAACCTACCCTAACAATATTATAGAAAAAACCACACTGTTTAGGGCAGATGTTGGAATTGCTTTTGACGGTGACGGAGATAGAGTTGTAATGGTTGATGAAACTGGCAAACTTATTGACGGAGATGCAATACTGTCAATTCTGGCAATTGATTTAAAAAACAAAGGGAAATTAAAAAATAATACCGTGGTCGGCACAATTATGAGTAATTTTGGGCTTGAACATACGCTAAAACAAAACGGTATCAATTTAGAAAGGGTTGATGTAGGAGATAAATATATTATACAAAGAATGCTTGAAAAAGATTATAACTTAGGCGGAGAACCTTCAGGACATGTGGTATTATCTGACTTTAATACTACTGGTGATGGTATAATTACTGCATTGGCTGTTTTATCAATTATAGTAGAAAAAAAAGTTAAACTTTCCTCATTGCTTGCTAACTTTACAAAAGTTCCAGAAAAAACAAAAAATGTCCATGTAAGCAAAAGGGTAAATCTAGAAGAAATTGACGATATTCAAAAAGCAATAGAGCATGTAAAAAATAGCTTAAATGGTGAAGGCAGACTTATTGTGCGCTACTCCGGGACAGAACCGGTAGTTAGAGTCACAATTGAATCAAAAGACATAAATATAATAAACGAAGGAATTGAATTAATTTCAAAAACGATAGAAAAGCATCTATCATGA
- a CDS encoding DUF3783 domain-containing protein, protein MKTIILHDFDQEELIKFVRLYKQLEKDSLLPEAIIASTTESSLNQVLKKLLLDLEKEHLEFT, encoded by the coding sequence ATGAAGACAATAATTTTGCATGATTTCGATCAGGAAGAACTTATAAAATTTGTAAGATTATATAAGCAGCTCGAAAAAGACTCACTCTTACCAGAAGCTATAATTGCTTCAACAACTGAAAGCTCACTAAACCAGGTGTTAAAAAAATTACTTTTAGATCTTGAAAAAGAACATCTAGAATTTACTTAA